A window of the Streptomyces sp. Ag109_O5-10 genome harbors these coding sequences:
- a CDS encoding cupin: MRTALRTAVAGAVAAGTLLTCGTAHATPAGPGVTGRVISQTTVGDTDYVLREITVPPGQTTGWHYHDGPVYGYVRKGTLSHFHSDCKEDGVYRQGGTVYESGGPGDVHLGANLGRTDLVLDVLYVLPHGSPYSESVPNPGCDFE, encoded by the coding sequence ATGCGTACCGCGCTCCGTACCGCCGTGGCCGGGGCGGTGGCCGCCGGCACTCTGCTGACCTGCGGCACCGCCCATGCCACCCCCGCCGGACCCGGCGTGACCGGCAGGGTGATCAGCCAGACCACCGTCGGCGACACGGACTACGTCCTGCGGGAGATCACCGTCCCGCCCGGCCAGACCACCGGCTGGCACTACCACGACGGCCCGGTCTACGGGTACGTCCGGAAGGGCACGCTGAGTCACTTCCACTCGGACTGCAAGGAGGACGGCGTCTACCGGCAGGGCGGCACGGTCTACGAGTCGGGCGGGCCCGGCGATGTACACCTGGGCGCCAACCTCGGTCGCACCGACCTGGTCCTCGACGTGCTGTACGTCCTGCCGCACGGCTCGCCGTACTCGGAGTCGGTGCCGAACCCGGGCTGCGACTTCGAGTAG
- a CDS encoding M56 family metallopeptidase, with the protein MTVSVYVPFPVTVVLAVLAPRLARRFAPRAAAWALAGGALVTALGWLGSLALLAFTGLAQIPEVAEEGRWSVTALRADDPVYLTVSAVATVTLLASLTGLAVAAVRQVRHLLWARRECARLPGELELAVLDDASPHAFALPGAPGRIVVSHGMLRCLGGTEREALLAHERAHLRGRHHLFQTAWRLTAALCPLLRPLAETGGFVLERWADEEAAEHVGDRTVVARAVGRAALASAKAPARASLAATGGAVPQRVRALLAPPPPRRALPLVAGAVLLALSCASLAEAMSDSERMIEGAQFAACVTALGDTAMPARPPAHGPCGHPPRDRDEAGPDLR; encoded by the coding sequence ATGACCGTCAGCGTCTACGTCCCCTTCCCGGTCACCGTGGTCCTGGCGGTGCTCGCGCCCCGGCTCGCCCGGCGGTTCGCGCCGCGCGCGGCGGCCTGGGCACTGGCCGGCGGGGCACTGGTGACGGCGCTCGGCTGGCTGGGCTCGCTGGCGCTGCTGGCGTTCACGGGGCTCGCACAGATCCCCGAGGTCGCGGAGGAGGGCCGCTGGTCGGTGACGGCGCTGCGTGCGGACGATCCCGTGTACCTCACGGTGTCCGCGGTCGCGACGGTCACCCTGCTCGCCTCCCTCACCGGCCTCGCGGTGGCCGCCGTGCGGCAGGTCCGGCATCTGCTCTGGGCCCGCCGGGAGTGCGCACGGCTGCCCGGCGAACTGGAGCTGGCCGTGCTCGACGACGCCTCGCCGCACGCCTTCGCGCTCCCCGGGGCGCCGGGCCGGATCGTGGTGTCGCACGGGATGCTGCGCTGCCTCGGCGGCACCGAGCGGGAGGCCCTGCTGGCACACGAGCGGGCCCATCTGCGCGGCCGCCACCATCTCTTCCAGACCGCCTGGCGGCTCACCGCCGCCCTCTGCCCCCTGCTGAGGCCGCTCGCCGAGACCGGCGGGTTCGTACTGGAGCGCTGGGCCGACGAGGAGGCCGCGGAGCACGTCGGGGACCGGACGGTCGTCGCACGCGCGGTGGGCCGGGCGGCCCTCGCCTCGGCCAAGGCCCCCGCCCGTGCCTCGCTGGCGGCGACCGGGGGCGCCGTGCCGCAGCGGGTCCGGGCGCTGCTCGCCCCGCCGCCACCGCGCCGCGCGCTGCCGCTGGTCGCGGGCGCCGTGCTGCTCGCGCTGTCCTGCGCGAGCCTGGCCGAGGCCATGTCCGACAGCGAGCGGATGATCGAGGGCGCCCAGTTCGCCGCGTGCGTGACCGCGCTCGGGGACACCGCGATGCCGGCGCGGCCGCCCGCACACGGCCCCTGCGGCCACCCGCCCCGCGACCGCGACGAAGCGGGCCCGGACCTCCGCTGA
- a CDS encoding BlaI/MecI/CopY family transcriptional regulator, giving the protein MRDRKIDGTGEASGRRARGELESGVLATLWAAAEPLTARQVQERLPGDLAYTTVLTILSRLHDKGVLVRHRAGRGYAYAPVRDEASDTAQRMHTLLERGSDREAVLSRFVSELSAEDEQLLQRLLGEHDGGPVGEGP; this is encoded by the coding sequence GTGCGCGACCGGAAGATCGACGGAACCGGCGAGGCATCCGGCCGGCGGGCCCGCGGCGAGCTGGAGAGCGGGGTGCTGGCCACCCTGTGGGCCGCGGCCGAGCCGCTGACCGCCCGCCAGGTCCAGGAGCGGCTGCCCGGGGACCTCGCCTACACGACGGTGCTGACGATCCTGTCCCGGCTGCACGACAAGGGCGTGCTGGTACGGCACCGGGCCGGCCGGGGCTACGCGTACGCGCCGGTGCGCGACGAGGCGTCCGACACCGCCCAGCGGATGCACACCCTGCTGGAGCGAGGCTCCGACCGGGAGGCCGTGCTCAGCCGGTTCGTCTCCGAACTCTCCGCGGAGGACGAGCAGTTGCTCCAGCGTCTGCTCGGGGAACACGACGGCGGCCCCGTCGGCGAAGGACCGTGA
- a CDS encoding XRE family transcriptional regulator, with protein sequence MPHPEGARTTPSDQSPAARLRELKESTGLSLAALAARTPYSKSAWHRYLSGDKRPPRAAVEALARLAGADPAAVLALCEAPEGPPAAAPPQERGAARRWWQLPLTAVALLTVAGVTAAAVTVSDRRGTPGVQPVSAAPRCHGRACQGELPDASACDRDARTKSRVTGVAYDVRLRWSPACGTAWSEVRLHTPVAREVSVRAGEDALSASYPASDSVGYTSPMLAVPAPRGVEACAEVAGQLACTGLEAEPTGEP encoded by the coding sequence ATGCCGCACCCCGAAGGAGCGAGAACCACCCCGTCGGACCAGTCGCCGGCGGCGAGGCTGCGCGAGCTGAAGGAGAGTACGGGGCTGAGCCTCGCGGCACTGGCGGCCCGCACCCCGTACAGCAAGTCCGCGTGGCACCGCTATCTCTCCGGCGACAAACGGCCGCCGCGCGCGGCCGTGGAGGCCCTGGCCCGGCTCGCGGGCGCCGATCCCGCCGCGGTACTGGCCTTGTGCGAGGCCCCCGAGGGGCCGCCGGCCGCAGCGCCGCCCCAGGAGCGGGGGGCGGCGAGGAGGTGGTGGCAGCTGCCGCTGACCGCGGTCGCGCTGCTCACCGTGGCCGGGGTGACGGCGGCGGCCGTGACCGTCTCGGACCGGCGCGGCACACCGGGCGTGCAGCCGGTGTCGGCGGCGCCGCGTTGCCACGGCCGCGCCTGCCAGGGCGAGTTGCCCGACGCGTCGGCGTGCGACCGGGACGCACGGACCAAGAGCCGCGTCACCGGTGTCGCCTACGACGTCCGGCTGCGCTGGTCCCCCGCCTGCGGAACCGCCTGGTCCGAGGTACGGCTGCACACCCCGGTCGCGCGCGAGGTCTCGGTCCGGGCCGGAGAGGACGCGCTCTCGGCGAGCTACCCCGCCTCGGACTCGGTCGGCTACACCAGTCCGATGCTCGCGGTGCCGGCTCCGCGAGGAGTGGAGGCGTGCGCCGAGGTGGCGGGACAGCTGGCGTGCACCGGGCTGGAGGCGGAGCCCACCGGGGAACCGTAG
- a CDS encoding peroxiredoxin, with amino-acid sequence MAAPVEVGTTIEDFALPDETGTTRSLTELLADGPVVLFFYPAALSPGCTAEACHFRDLAAEFAAAGARPVGISGDSVERQQEFSGKHTLGMPLLSDTDGAVRELFGVKRGFSLAPTKRATFVIAKDRTVLEVVRSELRMNTHADRALAALRAHQG; translated from the coding sequence ATGGCGGCACCTGTCGAGGTGGGAACCACGATCGAGGACTTCGCGCTGCCGGACGAGACCGGTACCACGCGGAGCCTCACGGAGCTGCTGGCCGACGGGCCGGTCGTGCTCTTCTTCTACCCGGCCGCCCTGTCGCCCGGCTGCACCGCCGAGGCCTGCCACTTCCGGGACCTCGCCGCCGAGTTCGCGGCCGCCGGCGCCCGGCCCGTCGGCATCAGCGGGGACAGCGTGGAACGCCAGCAGGAGTTCTCCGGGAAGCACACGCTCGGCATGCCGCTGCTCTCCGACACGGACGGCGCCGTCCGGGAGCTGTTCGGCGTGAAGCGGGGCTTCTCGCTCGCCCCGACCAAACGGGCCACCTTCGTGATCGCCAAGGACCGCACCGTCCTGGAGGTCGTCCGCAGCGAGCTGCGCATGAACACCCACGCCGACCGGGCGCTGGCCGCCCTGCGTGCCCACCAGGGCTGA
- a CDS encoding MarR family winged helix-turn-helix transcriptional regulator produces MPTEPPPDVPAATPEVMEIERALTRITYFSTRARRHERLMALAGVPLDRAAVALLRQVADSEPLRPGELAQRLGVEASHVTRAVQQLQRSGYVTRVPDPDDRRAQRIELTDAGPAAVDRVRDAGARGMQLALSGWEPEELRQLAVLFHRMVDDFLSYAVEDEAGRATTETVPPASRTV; encoded by the coding sequence ATGCCCACCGAACCGCCGCCGGACGTCCCCGCCGCCACCCCCGAGGTCATGGAGATCGAGCGCGCCTTGACGCGCATCACCTACTTCAGCACCCGGGCCCGCCGGCACGAGCGGCTGATGGCGCTGGCCGGCGTGCCGCTGGACCGTGCCGCGGTGGCCCTGCTGCGCCAGGTCGCCGACTCCGAGCCGCTGCGCCCGGGGGAGCTGGCGCAGCGGCTCGGGGTGGAGGCGTCCCATGTGACGCGCGCGGTGCAGCAGCTCCAGCGGTCGGGCTACGTCACCCGCGTCCCCGACCCCGACGACCGCCGCGCACAGCGGATCGAGCTCACCGACGCCGGCCCGGCCGCCGTCGACCGGGTCCGGGACGCCGGCGCACGGGGTATGCAGCTCGCCCTGAGCGGCTGGGAGCCCGAGGAACTGCGGCAGCTGGCCGTCCTCTTCCACCGCATGGTCGACGACTTCCTGTCCTACGCGGTCGAGGACGAGGCCGGCCGGGCGACCACCGAGACGGTGCCCCCGGCCTCCCGGACCGTGTGA
- a CDS encoding SpoIIE family protein phosphatase, producing MERVAAAAIIDALGRVTGWSEGARMLTGHRAEEVVGRPAADLLAEQVPAGALAARRGTVALRCADGRRTEIALTACPVLGPDGATTGYVLTADPPFQADPTLAGQAFQQASMSMSVFDLHQRFLRSNDAACHALGVPEEALLGRFYPDTVEEAPHSEGFLRHLRQVAETGRPVRYESFTGAPNLNREHAWSIEMWPLRDPAGELTAVALAAFDSTEQHLARLRLALLNEAATSVGTTLDVVRTAEELVELLVPRYADFASVDLLDWVLGADEPPPVPEGDIALRRVAHGSGTEGTPEAAVRLGDAEVHPAASPPARALRERRAVVAQAGEPEFHRWVDERNAISPAGRPYRAGVHSVIAVPLQARGVLLGAVVGVRIRHPDAYVIDDTVFAEELASRAAVCIDNARRFARERSTALALQHSLLPRGLPQAAVEVAHRYLPCGSQAGIGGDWFDVIPLSGSRVGLVVGDVVGHGIRSSATMGRLRTAVRTLADVDLPPDELLTHLDDLITHLAADGFGEEVAELGATCLYAVYDPVSRRLSLAAAGHPAPAVVLPGGAAELIPMTAGPPLGVGGLPFEATELELPEGSVVALYTDGLVEDRDRDLDRATEEMCRALSASADCLEDLTDYVLKAVMPERPADDVALLLARTRALGADRVATWDVPPDPAAVAHFRQAAVERLTDWGLDEEAFVTELVVSELVTNAIRYGDPPIQLRLIRDRALICEVSDGSSTSPHLRRAHAFDEGGRGLLLVAQLTQRWGSRQAGSGKTIWAEQPLPEGPLPIARE from the coding sequence ATGGAGCGTGTCGCCGCCGCGGCGATCATCGATGCCCTGGGCCGGGTGACGGGGTGGAGCGAGGGTGCGCGGATGCTCACCGGGCACCGGGCGGAGGAGGTCGTGGGGAGACCCGCCGCCGACCTCCTCGCCGAGCAGGTCCCCGCCGGGGCGCTGGCCGCCCGCCGCGGGACCGTGGCCCTGCGGTGCGCCGACGGCCGCCGCACGGAGATCGCCCTGACCGCCTGCCCCGTCCTCGGCCCCGACGGCGCGACCACCGGCTACGTGCTCACCGCCGACCCGCCCTTTCAGGCCGACCCCACCCTCGCCGGCCAGGCCTTCCAGCAGGCCTCCATGTCCATGTCGGTCTTCGACCTCCACCAGCGCTTCCTCCGCTCCAACGACGCCGCCTGCCATGCCCTGGGCGTCCCCGAGGAGGCCCTGCTGGGCCGTTTCTACCCGGACACCGTCGAGGAGGCCCCGCACAGCGAGGGCTTCCTCCGTCATCTGCGCCAGGTCGCCGAGACCGGCCGGCCCGTCCGCTACGAGAGCTTCACCGGCGCCCCCAACCTGAACCGGGAGCACGCCTGGAGCATCGAGATGTGGCCGCTGCGCGACCCCGCAGGCGAACTCACCGCCGTCGCCCTCGCCGCCTTCGACAGCACCGAGCAGCACCTGGCCCGGCTCCGGCTCGCCCTCCTCAACGAGGCGGCCACCTCCGTCGGCACCACCCTGGACGTGGTGCGCACCGCCGAGGAACTCGTCGAACTCCTCGTGCCCCGGTACGCCGACTTCGCCAGCGTCGACCTGCTCGACTGGGTCCTCGGCGCCGACGAACCGCCGCCCGTGCCGGAGGGCGACATCGCGCTGCGCAGGGTCGCCCACGGCTCGGGCACCGAGGGCACCCCCGAGGCCGCCGTCCGGCTGGGCGACGCCGAGGTGCACCCGGCCGCGTCACCGCCGGCGCGGGCGCTGCGGGAGCGGCGGGCCGTGGTCGCGCAGGCCGGCGAGCCCGAGTTCCACCGCTGGGTCGACGAGCGCAACGCCATCTCGCCCGCGGGCCGGCCCTACCGCGCGGGCGTCCACTCCGTGATCGCCGTACCCCTGCAGGCCCGGGGCGTCCTGCTCGGTGCCGTCGTGGGCGTGCGCATACGCCACCCCGACGCCTACGTCATCGACGACACCGTCTTCGCCGAGGAACTCGCCAGCCGGGCCGCCGTCTGCATCGACAACGCCCGGCGCTTCGCCCGTGAGCGCTCCACCGCCCTCGCCCTCCAGCACAGCCTGCTGCCCCGCGGCCTGCCCCAGGCCGCCGTCGAGGTCGCCCACCGCTACCTGCCCTGCGGCTCGCAGGCCGGCATCGGCGGCGACTGGTTCGACGTGATCCCGCTGTCCGGCAGCCGGGTCGGCCTGGTCGTCGGCGACGTGGTCGGCCACGGCATCCGCTCCTCCGCCACCATGGGCCGCCTGCGCACCGCCGTACGCACCCTCGCGGACGTGGATCTGCCCCCCGACGAACTCCTCACCCATCTGGACGACCTGATCACCCACCTGGCCGCCGACGGCTTCGGCGAGGAGGTCGCCGAGCTGGGCGCCACCTGCCTGTACGCCGTCTACGACCCCGTCTCGCGGCGGCTGAGCCTCGCCGCCGCCGGGCACCCGGCGCCCGCGGTAGTGCTGCCCGGCGGTGCGGCCGAGCTGATCCCGATGACCGCCGGGCCGCCGCTCGGCGTCGGAGGTCTGCCCTTCGAGGCGACCGAGCTCGAACTGCCCGAGGGATCGGTCGTCGCCCTCTACACGGACGGTCTGGTCGAGGACCGCGACCGGGACCTGGACCGCGCCACCGAGGAGATGTGCCGTGCCCTGAGCGCGTCCGCCGACTGCCTGGAGGACCTCACCGACTACGTCCTCAAGGCCGTCATGCCGGAACGGCCGGCCGACGACGTGGCCCTGCTGCTGGCCCGCACCCGGGCGCTGGGCGCCGACCGGGTCGCCACCTGGGACGTGCCGCCCGACCCGGCCGCGGTGGCGCACTTCCGGCAGGCGGCCGTCGAACGGCTCACCGACTGGGGCCTGGACGAGGAGGCGTTCGTGACCGAACTCGTCGTCAGCGAACTCGTCACGAACGCCATCCGCTACGGCGACCCGCCCATCCAGCTGCGCCTGATCCGCGACCGCGCGCTCATCTGCGAGGTCTCCGACGGCAGTTCCACCTCACCGCACCTGCGCCGGGCGCACGCCTTCGACGAGGGCGGCCGCGGCCTGCTCCTGGTCGCCCAGCTCACCCAGCGCTGGGGCAGCCGGCAGGCGGGCAGCGGCAAGACGATCTGGGCCGAACAGCCGCTGCCCGAAGGCCCGTTGCCGATCGCCCGCGAGTGA
- a CDS encoding glycosyltransferase has product MPHLGGTVHLRALAAAALRPRPARAPRPVTPAERVVIVSASIGAGHDGAARELERRLTAAGVAVDRHDLLDLLPARLGRAVRDGYHRMLVRAPWVYQRVYSSTERAGGGGPLARALLRTAEHRLRAALPADTGAVVSTYPGASRVLGGLRLAGRLDVPVFTYLTDFSVHPLWVAEGVDVHLAAHAVPAAQARALGARDVRVGGPVADPRFRPADAGRRRAARARFGLPADAPLALLVAGSWGVGPVRQVALELRDCGTAVPVVVCGRNEELARQLRADGIEHAYGWVDDMPGLMHAADVLVQNAGGLTSLEAFATGLPVASYRCIPGHGLTNAAALDEAGVAAWIRDPAELKDVLADLIDGPRGLLQREAGRALFAAAGAGPADEIARACRTAGAPQAPPALDRLSSLPADPAGHAPGLAPARRRARQAVRRLAASGAVACALWAGAVGTAVATTGSAPGVIHAIGHSLDFDDDVHHGGPHQEDHHS; this is encoded by the coding sequence ATGCCCCACCTCGGAGGTACGGTGCATCTGCGCGCCCTCGCGGCCGCCGCCCTGCGTCCCCGGCCCGCCCGCGCCCCCCGGCCCGTGACGCCCGCCGAGCGCGTCGTGATCGTCTCCGCGAGCATCGGCGCGGGCCATGACGGCGCCGCACGCGAACTGGAACGCCGGCTGACGGCGGCCGGCGTCGCGGTCGACCGGCACGACCTGCTCGACCTGCTGCCCGCCCGGCTCGGCCGGGCCGTACGCGACGGCTACCACCGGATGCTCGTCCGGGCGCCCTGGGTCTACCAGCGCGTCTACAGCAGCACCGAACGCGCCGGGGGCGGCGGCCCGTTGGCCCGCGCCCTGCTGCGCACCGCCGAGCACCGGCTGCGCGCCGCCCTCCCCGCCGACACCGGCGCCGTCGTCTCCACCTACCCCGGGGCCAGCCGGGTCCTGGGCGGACTGCGGCTGGCCGGCCGCCTCGACGTGCCGGTGTTCACCTATCTCACCGACTTCTCGGTGCACCCGCTGTGGGTGGCCGAGGGCGTCGACGTCCACCTGGCCGCCCACGCGGTACCGGCCGCGCAGGCCCGCGCCCTGGGTGCACGGGACGTCCGGGTCGGCGGCCCGGTCGCGGACCCGCGCTTCCGTCCCGCCGACGCGGGGCGGCGCCGGGCGGCTCGGGCCCGCTTCGGGCTCCCCGCGGATGCCCCGCTGGCGCTGCTGGTCGCCGGCTCCTGGGGGGTCGGACCGGTCCGGCAGGTGGCCCTGGAACTGCGCGACTGCGGCACGGCCGTGCCGGTCGTCGTCTGCGGCCGCAACGAGGAGCTCGCCCGGCAGTTGCGCGCCGACGGCATCGAGCACGCCTACGGCTGGGTCGACGACATGCCGGGCCTGATGCACGCGGCCGACGTGCTGGTGCAGAACGCGGGCGGCCTGACCTCGCTGGAGGCCTTCGCCACCGGTCTGCCCGTCGCGAGCTACCGCTGCATACCGGGCCACGGGCTCACCAACGCCGCGGCGCTCGACGAGGCCGGGGTGGCCGCCTGGATCCGCGACCCGGCCGAACTCAAGGACGTACTGGCCGACCTGATCGACGGCCCGCGCGGCCTGCTGCAACGCGAGGCGGGCCGCGCCCTGTTCGCCGCCGCCGGGGCGGGCCCCGCCGACGAGATAGCCCGCGCCTGCCGCACGGCCGGCGCGCCGCAGGCCCCGCCCGCCCTCGACCGGCTGTCCTCGCTCCCGGCGGACCCGGCCGGCCACGCTCCCGGCCTCGCGCCCGCCCGGCGCAGGGCGCGCCAGGCCGTCCGGCGCCTCGCCGCCAGCGGGGCCGTCGCGTGTGCCCTCTGGGCCGGCGCGGTCGGTACCGCGGTCGCCACGACCGGCAGCGCCCCGGGCGTCATCCACGCCATCGGCCACAGCCTGGACTTCGACGACGACGTCCACCACGGCGGCCCGCACCAGGAGGACCACCACTCGTGA
- a CDS encoding SH3 domain-containing protein: MSRRILKNGLLATVAVFAFLPTAGAATASAATPVPAPQGIVQYYNYTTLPAPAGHRLHTRHYAYRTVGRVTTHRVRLNVRSGPSTRYRVVSHRHNNRLVSLSCKTYGGSVHGNHTWYRLPHHKGYVSAHYVRVGHAVPWC; this comes from the coding sequence ATGTCCCGTCGGATCCTGAAGAACGGCCTGCTGGCCACGGTCGCGGTGTTCGCGTTCCTGCCCACGGCCGGGGCTGCCACCGCGAGCGCCGCCACCCCGGTCCCCGCCCCCCAGGGAATCGTGCAGTACTACAACTACACCACCCTGCCCGCGCCGGCCGGCCACCGTCTTCACACCCGGCACTACGCGTACCGGACCGTGGGCCGGGTGACCACACACCGCGTCCGGCTCAACGTCCGCTCCGGCCCGAGCACCCGCTACCGCGTGGTGAGCCACCGTCACAACAACCGGCTCGTCTCGCTGTCCTGCAAGACGTACGGCGGCTCGGTGCACGGCAACCACACCTGGTACCGGCTCCCGCACCACAAGGGGTACGTCTCCGCCCACTACGTGCGGGTCGGCCACGCCGTCCCGTGGTGCTGA
- a CDS encoding polysaccharide deacetylase family protein yields the protein MTTPVRLLRGAALAALPALALHAAPVVSTFGPLRNRAMPRLAGRGRADHVALTFDDGPDPLSTPFFLRALDERRVRATFFLLGCQARRSPGLVREIAAAGHEVGIHGWLHRPLLLRGPRATHDDLARARDTVGELTGQLPRLFRPPYGVMSTAAHLTARRLGLTPVLWTCWGEDWTARATPDTVHRTVVRDLDGGGTILLHDSDCTSAPGAWRSALGALPRLLDSCDRRGLTVGPLREHGI from the coding sequence GTGACCACCCCCGTACGCCTGCTCCGCGGGGCCGCCCTGGCGGCCCTCCCGGCACTCGCCCTGCACGCGGCCCCCGTGGTCTCCACCTTCGGGCCGCTGCGCAACCGCGCCATGCCCCGCCTCGCCGGCCGGGGCCGGGCCGACCACGTCGCCCTCACCTTCGACGACGGCCCGGACCCGCTGTCGACCCCGTTCTTCCTGCGCGCCCTGGACGAGCGGCGGGTCCGGGCCACCTTCTTCCTGCTCGGCTGCCAGGCCCGCCGCTCACCCGGCCTGGTCCGTGAGATCGCCGCGGCCGGGCACGAGGTGGGGATCCACGGCTGGCTGCACCGGCCGCTCCTGCTGCGCGGCCCGCGCGCCACCCACGACGACCTCGCCCGGGCCCGGGACACCGTCGGCGAGCTCACCGGGCAGCTCCCGCGACTGTTCCGGCCGCCGTACGGGGTGATGTCCACCGCGGCCCACCTGACCGCCCGCCGGCTCGGTCTCACCCCGGTGCTCTGGACCTGCTGGGGCGAGGACTGGACCGCCCGCGCCACCCCGGACACCGTCCACCGCACGGTCGTCCGGGACCTGGACGGAGGTGGCACGATCCTGCTGCACGACTCCGACTGCACCTCGGCGCCGGGCGCCTGGCGGTCGGCCCTGGGTGCGCTGCCACGCCTCCTCGACAGCTGCGACCGGCGCGGACTCACGGTCGGGCCGTTGCGCGAGCACGGAATCTGA
- a CDS encoding DoxX family protein, translating into MARSERSPLLLAGLLATAGFAHFAVPKQFDATIPKALPGSPRAWTYGSGAVELALAAGIALPRTRRAAARAAAAFFVGVFPANVQMAVDWQKRPEPLRTAALARLPLQIPLVLWARGVARNEEGR; encoded by the coding sequence GTGGCCCGGTCCGAACGTTCACCCCTGCTGCTCGCGGGACTGCTCGCCACCGCCGGGTTCGCCCACTTCGCGGTGCCGAAGCAGTTCGACGCCACGATCCCGAAGGCGCTGCCGGGGTCCCCGCGGGCCTGGACGTACGGCAGCGGTGCCGTGGAGCTGGCGCTGGCGGCGGGAATCGCCCTGCCGCGTACCCGCAGGGCGGCCGCCCGGGCGGCCGCCGCCTTCTTCGTGGGTGTGTTCCCGGCCAACGTGCAGATGGCCGTCGACTGGCAGAAGCGGCCAGAGCCGCTCAGGACCGCGGCCCTCGCCCGCCTGCCGCTCCAGATCCCCCTGGTGCTGTGGGCGCGCGGGGTCGCACGCAACGAGGAGGGCCGATAA
- a CDS encoding aldehyde dehydrogenase, translating into MTVRDKLYIGGAWVAPSDPNLRIDILSPHDQSWLGSAAQAAPADVDAAVAAARAAFDDGPWPRTSPEERQEIVRRYDALRAAHADEVARAISVENGSAGWFTEAGQPFLTRQVEAYLKAAEEFGWEEIIEPSDPSVSFDTIVRREAIGVVAAVIPWNSPFSAATAKLVPALLAGNTVVLKVSPENSLSMMLLADLWHGAGLPAGVLSILPADRETSEYLVSHPDVDKIAFTGSTRAGRRIASIAGEHLKRVSLELGGKSAALILADADLDAAVQGLRFGSLANNGEACILQTRILAPRSRYEEVVAAIKAMVESLKVGDPSAPDTFIGPMIRPDQQQRVIDYIHVGMAEGARLVTGGPQIPEGLEKGNYVTPTVFADVDNSMRIAQEEIFGPVLSVIAYDDEDDAVRIANDSAYGLSGGIWTTDPDRALAVARRLRTGTVTLNGSPMSFDGPFGGYKASGIGREYGKVGLTGYVEHKTITRDR; encoded by the coding sequence ATGACTGTTCGCGACAAGCTCTACATCGGCGGCGCATGGGTCGCCCCCAGCGACCCGAATCTGCGGATCGACATCCTTTCCCCGCACGACCAGTCCTGGCTGGGCAGCGCCGCGCAGGCCGCGCCCGCCGACGTCGATGCCGCCGTCGCCGCGGCCCGCGCGGCCTTCGACGACGGGCCCTGGCCGCGCACCAGCCCCGAGGAGCGACAGGAGATCGTCCGGCGCTACGACGCCCTGCGCGCTGCCCACGCCGACGAGGTCGCTCGGGCCATCTCCGTCGAGAACGGCTCGGCCGGCTGGTTCACCGAGGCCGGCCAGCCCTTTCTGACCCGCCAGGTGGAGGCGTACCTGAAGGCGGCCGAGGAGTTCGGCTGGGAGGAGATCATCGAGCCGTCCGACCCCTCGGTGTCCTTCGACACCATCGTCCGACGGGAGGCGATCGGCGTGGTCGCCGCCGTCATCCCGTGGAACTCGCCGTTCTCCGCGGCCACCGCCAAGCTGGTCCCGGCCCTGCTGGCCGGGAACACCGTCGTCCTGAAGGTCTCCCCGGAGAACTCTCTCAGCATGATGCTGCTGGCGGACCTGTGGCACGGGGCCGGGCTTCCCGCGGGCGTGCTCAGCATCCTTCCCGCCGACCGCGAGACCAGCGAGTACCTCGTCTCTCACCCCGACGTCGACAAGATCGCCTTCACCGGCTCCACCCGCGCAGGCCGGCGCATCGCCTCCATCGCGGGCGAGCACCTCAAGCGGGTCAGCCTGGAGCTGGGCGGCAAGTCCGCCGCCCTCATCCTCGCCGATGCCGACCTGGACGCCGCCGTCCAGGGCCTGCGATTCGGCTCCTTGGCGAACAACGGCGAGGCCTGCATCCTCCAGACCCGCATCCTGGCCCCGCGCAGCCGCTACGAGGAGGTCGTCGCCGCGATCAAGGCCATGGTCGAATCGCTGAAGGTCGGCGACCCGTCCGCTCCGGACACCTTCATCGGCCCGATGATCCGCCCCGACCAGCAGCAGCGCGTCATCGACTACATCCACGTCGGCATGGCGGAGGGCGCCCGGCTGGTCACCGGCGGACCGCAGATCCCCGAAGGCCTGGAGAAGGGCAACTACGTCACCCCGACCGTCTTCGCCGACGTCGACAACTCCATGCGCATCGCGCAGGAGGAGATCTTCGGCCCGGTCCTGTCCGTCATCGCCTACGACGACGAGGACGACGCCGTCCGCATCGCCAACGACTCCGCCTACGGCCTGTCCGGCGGCATCTGGACCACCGACCCTGACCGGGCCCTCGCCGTCGCCCGCCGACTGCGCACCGGCACGGTCACCCTGAACGGCTCCCCGATGAGCTTCGACGGTCCCTTCGGCGGCTACAAGGCGAGCGGCATCGGCCGTGAATACGGCAAGGTCGGCCTGACCGGCTACGTCGAGCACAAGACGATCACCCGCGACCGGTAG